AGGACAGGAAATCGCAGTAATTGCATTTTTTAATGCAAAATGGGATATGGATATATAAGCCCAAGGGTTTCCTTGGGCTTATGATTTTGTCGTTATTTACTTTGATAGAATTGCCGTTTCCTTCGACAGCTTTATTTATTGTCATCATATTTCAGCACCGCTGTAAATGCCTCCTGAGGAACCTCCACGCTGCCAAACTGTCTCATTCGCTTCTTTCCTTCCTTCTGTTTCTCCAGAAGTTTTCTCTTTCTTGAGATATCACCGCCGTAGCATTTTGCAAGTACGTCCTTACGATATGCTTTAACGGTTTCTCTGGCAATAACCTTCTGACCGATGGAAGCCTGAATAGGAACTTCAAACTGATGGGGTGGAATGATTTCCTTCAGCTTCTCGCAGACAAAGCGTCCCCTGCTGTAGGCCTTTGACTCATGCACGATCATGGAGAAGGCATCCACCAGATCCTTATTCAGCAGAATATCCATCTTCACAACATTTGACTTTTCATATCGGATAAACTCATAATCCAAGGAACCGTAGCCTCTGGTCTTTGATTTCAAAGCATCAAAGAAGTCATAGATTACTTCATTCAGCGGCATTTCATAATGAAGCGCTACGCGGCTTTCGGTAATATACTCCATGTGAAGCATTTTTCCCCGACGCTCCTGGCAGATTTCCATAATGCTGCCGACATATTCTTTCGGAATCATTATGTCTGCTTTTACGATTGGTTCCTGAATGTGGTTGATCAATAGCGGTGACGGTAGATTAGAAGGATTCTGAATCATTTCTTCTGTTCCGTCATTCATCACAACCTTGTAGATTACGCTTGGCGAGGTTGTAATAATGCCGAGGTCGAATTCTCTCTCCAGTCTCTCCACGATGATTTCCATATGAAGAAGTCCCAAAAATCCGCATCGGAATCCGAAACCAAGCGCTGTGGAGGTTTCCGGTTCAAAATGGAAGGCCGCATCATTTACCTGCAGCTTTTCCAGCGCATCTTTGACGTTTTCGTATTTTTCCCCTTCTGCAGGATAGATACCGCAGTAAACCATAGGCTGAACTTTTTTATAGCCGGGCAGAGGTTCTTCTGTGGGATCATGGTCCAATGTAATGGTATCTCCTACTCTGGCATCGGCAACCTGCTTAATGCTGGCACAGATATAGCCTACCTCGCCGGCAGAAAGTTCGCTGACCGGCACGGGGCCCGGAGAATAAACGCCTACCTCTGTGACCTCATACTTCTTTTTCGTATTCATAAGGCGGATCAAATCACCCTTTTTAATCTTGCCGTCAAATACACGGGTGTAAATGACCACGCCTCGATAATTATCATAATAGGAGTCGAAGATCAATGCCTTTAGTTTACCGCCTGCATCACCAGTTGGTGCCGGAACCTTTTCAACGACGGCTTCAAGAACATCCTCAATTCCGATCCCTTCCTTCGCCGAAATTAAAGGTGCATCATGGGCATCAATTCCAATGATATCTTCAATCTCCAGCTTCGCTTCATCAGGCCTAGCGCTTGCCAGATCGATTTTGTTAATTACCGGAAGAATCTCAAGTTCCTCATCCAAAGCAAGATAAACGTTGGCAAGAGTTTGGGCTTCTACGCCTTGAGTTGCGTCCACAATGAGCACCGCGCCTTCACAAGCTGCAAGACTTCTGGAAACTTCATACGTAAAGTCCACATGTCCAGGTGTATCAATGAGATTAAAGATATATTCGTTTCCGTTTTTTGCACGATAAGCAAGCCTTGTGGTCTGAAGCTTGATGGTTATTCCTCGTTCCCGTTCCAGATCCATGTTGTCCAAAAATTGCTCCTTCATCTCCCGGTGGGAAACGAGGCCTGTATTTTCAATGATACGGTCTGCCAGGGTGGATTTTCCGTGATCTATATGCGCTATAATGCAGAAATTTCTTATCAATTGCTGGTACGAATTCATTGTTCCTCCCAATATATTTTCAAATATTTCATATTTTGCTTTATATACAGCGTTTATTCTATCATCCGTGCAAATCGATGCTCCGATTTGCTTCACACCGATACAATAAACGCATCTCGAAGGCAAAATTTCATATTTTGCTTCGTTTACAGCGTTCATTAT
This genomic window from Clostridiales bacterium contains:
- the lepA gene encoding elongation factor 4 — protein: MNSYQQLIRNFCIIAHIDHGKSTLADRIIENTGLVSHREMKEQFLDNMDLERERGITIKLQTTRLAYRAKNGNEYIFNLIDTPGHVDFTYEVSRSLAACEGAVLIVDATQGVEAQTLANVYLALDEELEILPVINKIDLASARPDEAKLEIEDIIGIDAHDAPLISAKEGIGIEDVLEAVVEKVPAPTGDAGGKLKALIFDSYYDNYRGVVIYTRVFDGKIKKGDLIRLMNTKKKYEVTEVGVYSPGPVPVSELSAGEVGYICASIKQVADARVGDTITLDHDPTEEPLPGYKKVQPMVYCGIYPAEGEKYENVKDALEKLQVNDAAFHFEPETSTALGFGFRCGFLGLLHMEIIVERLEREFDLGIITTSPSVIYKVVMNDGTEEMIQNPSNLPSPLLINHIQEPIVKADIMIPKEYVGSIMEICQERRGKMLHMEYITESRVALHYEMPLNEVIYDFFDALKSKTRGYGSLDYEFIRYEKSNVVKMDILLNKDLVDAFSMIVHESKAYSRGRFVCEKLKEIIPPHQFEVPIQASIGQKVIARETVKAYRKDVLAKCYGGDISRKRKLLEKQKEGKKRMRQFGSVEVPQEAFTAVLKYDDNK